A single region of the Silene latifolia isolate original U9 population chromosome 8, ASM4854445v1, whole genome shotgun sequence genome encodes:
- the LOC141596237 gene encoding cytochrome P450 710A1-like, with protein sequence MEINFEKWSFVRWFAPYAFTIVAFVLFLEQILYLKKKSILPGPNCVIPFLGNVISLIRDPEKFWDDQADYARSSPLGVSANYVIGQFIVFVRDSEMSHRIFANLRPDGFQLVGHPFGKKLFGKHNMIYLFGQEHKDLRRQMAPNFTPKALSTYIDIQQTVILKHFDRWVGLSSGGTEKPEPVALRLLARDMNLETSQNVFVGPYLSEKARERFREDYNYFNVGVIALPIDLPGFAFCKARHAVDRLVGMLAGWANESKNKMRIEEEEPKCMIDFWMQELVRQESTTTTPPPNCSDREIGAHLFDFLFAAQDASTSSLLWAVVLLDAHPDVLQKAREEVETIWKPESNKPITAEQLSEMRYVHAVAREVLRIRAPATLVPHLTKEEFPLTEEYTIPKGSVVFPSVYESGFQGFTDPHRFDPDRFYSEERREDQLYKRNYLVFGAGGHQCIGQRYALNLLVLFISMFVTLIDFNRVRSDGCDDLAFCPTICPKDDCKVYLSKRCKFPSF encoded by the coding sequence ATGGAGATAAATTTTGAAAAATGGTCATTTGTAAGGTGGTTTGCACCATATGCATTTACAATAGTTGCATTTGTTTTGTTTCTTGAACAAATATTGTACCTAAAAAAGAAGTCTATACTACCAGGACCAAATTGTGTGATCCCTTTTTTAGGCAATGTTATATCTTTAATCCGAGACCCTGAGAAATTCTGGGACGACCAGGCAGATTATGCCAGGTCATCCCCTCTCGGGGTCTCAGCCAATTACGTAATTGGTCAGTTTATAGTTTTTGTAAGGGACTCGGAGATGAGTCATAGGATTTTCGCTAATCTTCGGCCGGATGGGTTTCAGCTTGTTGGTCATCCTTTTGGTAAGAAGTTGTTTGGAAAACATAACATGATATATTTGTTTGGTCAAGAGCATAAAGATCTTCGACGTCAAATGGCGCCGAATTTCACCCCGAAGGCGCTTTCTACGTATATTGACATTCAACAGACGGTAATATTGAAACATTTTGATCGTTGGGTTGGGCTGTCATCGGGTGGTACTGAGAAGCCAGAGCCAGTAGCCCTAAGGCTACTGGCTCGAGATATGAATCTTGAGACGTCTCAGAACGTGTTTGTAGGGCCGTATTTGAGCGAAAAGGCACGTGAACGGTTTAGGGAGGACTATAATTATTTCAACGTGGGTGTAATTGCTCTCCCTATTGATTTACCGGGTTTTGCGTTCTGTAAAGCCCGGCATGCAGTAGACCGGCTAGTCGGAATGCTAGCCGGGTGGGCGAATGAGAGTAAGAATAAGATGAGAATAGAGGAAGAGGAGCCTAAGTGTATGATTGACTTTTGGATGCAAGAGTTAGTGAGACAAGAGTCAACGACAACAACCCCGCCGCCAAATTGTAGCGACCGAGAGATAGGGGCCCACTTGTTCGACTTCCTGTTCGCCGCACAAGACGCGTCTACTTCCTCCTTACTCTGGGCGGTCGTCTTACTAGACGCCCACCCAGACGTCCTTCAGAAGGCTAGGGAGGAAGTTGAGACTATCTGGAAACCAGAGTCAAACAAACCAATCACAGCTGAACAACTGTCAGAAATGAGGTACGTGCATGCTGTGGCACGTGAAGTACTTAGGATCCGTGCCCCAGCCACGCTCGTACCTCACCTGACAAAAGAGGAATTCCCACTCACTGAGGAGTACACTATCCCAAAGGGTAGTGTAGTCTTCCCCTCAGTCTACGAGTCAGGGTTCCAAGGGTTCACTGATCCACATCGTTTTGACCCAGACCGGTTTTATTCCGAGGAAAGAAGAGAAGACCAGTTATATAAACGAAATTACTTGGTATTTGGAGCAGGTGGACACCAATGCATTGGCCAACGTTATGCGCTTAACTTACTCGTGTTGTTCATCTCAATGTTTGTCACGTTAATTGATTTTAATCGGGTCCGATCCGACGGATGTGACGATCTTGCGTTTTGTCCTACGATATGTCCTAAGGATGATTGCAAGGTTTATCTCTCAAAAAGGTGCAAATTCCCTTCATTTTAA
- the LOC141596239 gene encoding prefoldin subunit 6 yields the protein MASPAAMRELQRDLESKADDLHKLQKDIGKNHEIRKKYTVQLGENELVLKELDLLRDDANVYKLIGPVLVKQDLAEANANVRKRIEYISAELKRLDATLQDMEGKQNSKKEGLMKLQQRMQSLQAGKSTV from the exons ATGGCGTCTCCAGCCGCCATGAGAGAACTTCAGCGCGACCTCGAGAGCAAAGCCGACGATCTTCATAAACTCCAGAAAg ATATTGGAAAGAATCATGAAATTAGGAAGAAATACACTGTTCAACTTGGCGAAAATGAGCTCGTTCTCAAG GAGTTAGATTTGCTGAGGGATGATGCAAATGTTTACAAATTGATTGGTCCAGTTCTAGTTAAGCAAGATTTGGCGGAGGCGAATGCAAATGTTCGCAAGAGAATTGAGTATATTTCTGCAGAGTT GAAACGTCTTGATGCAACACTCCAAGACATGGAAGGGAAGCAAAATAGCAAAAAGGAGGGG TTAATGAAGCTTCAGCAGAGAATGCAGTCTCTCCAAGCCGGGAAGAGTACGGTGTAG
- the LOC141596238 gene encoding ADP-ribosylation factor GTPase-activating protein AGD12-like, producing MNRPMNRRMELGRPASGKKRLKDLLLLKDNRFCADCGAPDPKWASANIGVFICLKCCGVHRSLGTHISKVLSVTLDEWSDEDIDAMVEVGGNASANAIYEAFIPEGSSKPVPDAGHDDRQRFIRSKYELQEFLKPSLRILSMPPAVAKSSLQPSFSKKLMNSFRISSLSKKTQNSEGNQGMVEFIGVLKVKVIKGIDLAVRDMLSSDPYVVLNLGQQTVQTSIIKSNLNPIWNEELMLSVPQNYGPVKLKVFDYDTFSADDIMGEAEIDIQSLITSAMAFGDPGMFGNMQIGKWLKSNDNALIEDSIISIVDGTVKQPMQLKLQNVESGELELELEWMPLDQ from the exons ATGAATAGACCAATGAATAGACGAATGGAGCTTGGTAGACCCGCCTCAG GCAAAAAAAGACTGAAGGATCTATTGCTTCTGAAGGACAACCGCTTTTGTGCTGATTGTGGTGCGCCTGATCCTAAATGGGC ATCTGCAAATATTGGAGTATTTATATGCTTGAAATGCTGTGGGGTGCACAGAAGTCTCGGAACACATATCTCAAAG GTATTGTCTGTGACATTAGATGAGTGGTCAGATGAAGACATTGATGCAATGGTCGAGGTCGGAGGAAATGCCTCAGCTAATGCAATATATGAGGCTTTTATTCCAGAAGGAAGCTCAAAGCCTGTACCTGATGCAGGTCATGATGATCGTCAGAGGTTCATCAG ATCAAAGTATGAGCTGCAAGAGTTCCTGAAACCGAGTTTGAGAATATTGTCGATGCCTCCTGCAGTTGCAAAGAGCTCACTTCAACCAAGCTTTTCCAAGAAGCTTATGAATAGTTTCCGTATCTCAAGTTTATCAAAGAAGACCCAGAATTCT GAAGGGAATCAAGGGATGGTTGAATTCATTGGAGTATTGAAAGTTAAAGTGATAAAAGGGATCGATCTAGCCGTCAGAGACATGTTGTCGAGTGATCCTTATGTCGTGTTGAATCTTGGCCAACAG ACGGTACAAACATCTATAATAAAGAGCAACCTTAATCCGATTTGGAACGAAGAACTCATGCTTTCAGTACCTCAGAATTATGGGCCTGTAAAATTG AAAGTGTTCGACTATGACACGTTCTCAGCCGATGACATAATGGGCGAAGCCGAGATTGATATTCAGTCGTTAATCACCTCGGCAATGGCGTTTGGAGATCCGGGAATGTTTGGGAATATGCAGATAGGAAAATGGCTAAAATCAAATGACAATGCACTTATAGAAGATAGCATAATTAGCATCGTCGATGGAACAGTAAAACAACCGATGCAATTGAAGCTCCAAAACGTTGAATCCGGGGAGCTAGAACTAGAACTCGAGTGGATGCCTCTTGATCAATAG